In Deltaproteobacteria bacterium, one genomic interval encodes:
- a CDS encoding phospholipase D-like domain-containing protein, with amino-acid sequence MTVPVYWFIRKCFYLHSSGAFSALLKGNSLPLFIAGATSLVFLFFPLCSHASLFLTGKLNINDAAPGELLLLPHMDSVKSGAIYKYRQKEGPFRSFDALLNVKGIGRRTYEKVMPYIKLSGRSDLDIRREPEGDSHSFFHDGREGDKVLLLGNDDFFTALHGAVKKAQKSIHLSMFLFKISSYESNRANIILDALASAAGRGVSVSVLLEESNREDDFVTVENRKSAEKLKKRGVTVRFDSPKRTTHTKAVVIDSRYVFIGSHNFTHSAFRYNNELSLLIDSKVLAEKTLDYMKDIN; translated from the coding sequence GTGACTGTGCCGGTTTATTGGTTTATAAGAAAATGCTTCTACTTGCATAGCTCCGGCGCCTTTTCTGCTCTTTTAAAAGGTAATTCTCTCCCTTTGTTTATAGCCGGGGCCACAAGCCTGGTGTTTTTATTCTTTCCTCTTTGTTCTCATGCTTCACTTTTTCTTACGGGAAAACTCAATATAAATGACGCTGCTCCCGGCGAGCTTCTTTTGCTCCCGCATATGGATAGTGTAAAATCCGGGGCTATTTATAAATACAGGCAAAAGGAAGGGCCTTTCAGGAGCTTTGACGCCCTTTTAAATGTTAAAGGCATAGGCAGAAGAACCTATGAAAAAGTCATGCCTTACATTAAATTGTCCGGCCGGAGCGATCTCGATATCAGGAGGGAACCGGAGGGAGACTCTCACTCTTTTTTCCATGACGGGAGGGAGGGTGATAAGGTATTATTGCTCGGCAACGATGACTTTTTTACGGCTTTGCATGGGGCGGTAAAAAAGGCTCAAAAAAGCATTCATTTGTCTATGTTCCTCTTCAAAATTTCCAGCTATGAATCAAACAGGGCCAACATTATTCTTGATGCCCTTGCTTCGGCTGCCGGGAGGGGGGTCAGCGTATCTGTTCTGCTCGAAGAAAGCAATAGAGAGGATGATTTCGTCACTGTTGAAAACAGGAAGAGCGCTGAAAAATTGAAGAAAAGAGGGGTGACGGTGCGCTTTGACTCACCTAAAAGAACAACCCATACAAAGGCTGTCGTCATCGATTCACGTTATGTTTTCATAGGGAGTCATAATTTTACGCATTCGGCATTTCGTTACAATAACGAGCTGTCCTTATTGATCGATTCAAAGGTTCTTGCAGAAAAGACGCTTGACTATATGAAGGACATTAATTAA